Proteins encoded by one window of Panicum virgatum strain AP13 chromosome 7N, P.virgatum_v5, whole genome shotgun sequence:
- the LOC120682765 gene encoding pentatricopeptide repeat-containing protein At2g13600, whose product MISVQTRILPSYGLHRAPLGGMARHLHGGQELVAQLRASSPLADLLRAAPSLPAARAAHARVLKSPFVGETFLLNTLVSAYARLGRLRDARSVFDGIPLPNTFSHNALLSAYARLGRPDEVRALFDAIPDPDQCSYNAVVAALARHGRGHAGDALRFLAAMHADDFVLNAYSFASALSACAAEKDPRTGEQVHGLVAKSPHAEDVRIGSALVDMYAKCERPEDARRVFDTMPERNVVSWNSLITCYEQNGPVGEALVLFVEMMDADFIPDEVTLASVMSACAGLTAEREGRQVHARVVKCNKFMEDMVLNNALVDMYAKCGRTWEARCVFDSMASRSVVSETSMLTGYAKSSNVEGAKVVFSQMIEKNVIAWNVLIAAYAQNGEEEEALRLFVRLKRDSVWPTHYTYGNVLNACGNIADLQLGQQTHVHVLKEGFRFDFGPESDVFVGNSLVDMYLKTGSIDNGAKVFERMAARDNVSWNAMIVGYAQNGRARDALQLFERMLRSKERPDSVTMIGVLSACGHSGLVEEGRRYFQSMTEDHGITPSRDHYTCMIDLLGRAGHLKEVEELIKNMPMEPDSVLWASLLGACRLHKNVELGEWAAGKLFEIDPENSGPYVLLSNMYAEMGKWTDVFRVRRSMKDRGVSKQPGCSWIEIGRKMNVFLARDNRHPCRNEIHDTLRIIQMEMSRMSIDAEIANSLLNYCSEACGYN is encoded by the coding sequence ATGATCTCCGTCCAAACGCGGATCTTACCGTCTTACGGACTTCACCGCGCGCCTCTTGGTGGCATGGCGCGACACCTCCACGGCGGTCAGGAGCTCGTCGCGCAGCTCCGCGCGTCCTCGCCGCTGGccgacctcctccgcgccgcgccgagcctccccgccgcccgagccgcgcacgcgcgcgtcCTCAAGTCTCCCTTCGTCGGCGAGACGTTCCTGCTCAACACGCTCGTCTCCGCGTACGCGCGGCTCGGCCGCCTCCGCGACGCCCGCAGCGTGTTCGACGGGATACCGCTCCCGAACACCTTCTCCCACAACGCTCTCCTCTCCGCGTACGCGCGCCTGGGCCGCCCCGACGAGGTCCGCGCGCTGTTCGATGCCATCCCGGACCCCGACCAGTGCTCCTACAATGCCGTCGTCGCGGCGCTCGcgcggcacgggcgcgggcacgCCGGGGACGCGCTCCGGTTCCTCGCCGCCATGCACGCCGACGACTTCGTGCTCAACGCCTACTCCTTCGCCAGCGCGCTGAGCGCCTGCGCCGCGGAGAAGGACCCGCGGACCGGGGAGCAGGTGCACGGGCTCGTCGCCAAGTCGCCGCACGCGGAGGACGTGCGCATCGGGAGCGCGCTCGTGGACATGTACGCCAAGTGCGAGCGCCCGGAGGATGCGCGCAGGGTGTTCGACACAATGCCGGAGCGGAACGTTGTTTCCTGGAACAGTTTGATCACTTGCTACGAGCAGAACGGTCCTGTGGGCGAGGCTCTTGTTCTGTTTGTCGAGATGATGGATGCGGATTTCATTCCCGATGAGGTGACTCTCGCGAGCGTTATGAGCGCGTGTGCAGGCCTCACCGCGGAGAGGGAAGGACGGCAGGTCCATGCCCGTGTGGTAAAGTGCAATAAGTTTATGGAGGACATGGTGCTGAACAATGCTCTGGTGGACATGTATGCAAAGTGTGGAAGGACATGGGAGGCAAGATGTGTCTTTGATTCCATGGCTTCCAGGAGTGTCGTGTCCGAAACTTCCATGCTCACAGGGTATGCAAAGTCTTCAAATGTAGAAGGTGCTAAGGTTGTATTCTCGCAGATGATTGAGAAGAATGTCATTGCTTGGAATGTGCTAATTGCAGCGTATGCACAGAatggtgaggaggaggaggcacttCGGCTCTTTGTCAGGCTGAAAAGAGACTCAGTTTGGCCAACACATTACACTTATGGAAATGTTCTCAATGCATGTGGGAATATTGCTGATCTTCAGCTTGGTCAGCAAACTCATGTTCATGTTCTCAAGGAAGGTTTCCGCTTCGACTTCGGGCCAGAGTCTGATGTGTTTGTTGGGAACTCCCTTGTAGACATGTATCTGAAGACAGGCTCAATCGATAATGGTGCAAAGGTTTTCGAGAGAATGGCAGCGAGAGATAATGTGTCCTGGAATGCAATGATTGTTGGTTATGCACAGAATGGCCGTGCAAGAGATGCATTGCAACTTTTTGAGAGAATGCTGCGCAGCAAAGAGAGGCCAGACTCTGTCACAATGATTGGGGTTCTGTCAGCCTGTGGCCATTCTGGGTTAGTTGAGGAGGGCAGGAGGTACTTTCAGTCCATGACTGAGGACCATGGAATTACTCCATCAAGAGATCACTACACATGCATGATTGACTTGCTTGGTCGTGCTGGTCATCTCAAAGAAGTTGAGGAGCTCATAAAGAACATGCCGATGGAACCTGACTCTGTGCTCTGGGCTTCACTGCTAGGTGCTTGCAGACTTCATAAGAACGTTGAGTTAGGGGAATGGGCAGCTGGAAAGTTGTTTGAGATTGATCCTGAGAACTCTGGACCCTATGTTCTTCTCTCCAATATGTATGCTGAGATGGGGAAATGGACAGATGTTTTTAGAGTGAGGAGATCCATGAAGGACAGGGGTGTCAGTAAGCAGCCTGGCTGTAGTTGGATTGAGATAGGCAGGAAAATGAATGTTTTTCTCGCACGAGATAATCGACATCCATGTAGGAATGAGATACACGATACCTTAAGAATCATTCAGATGGAGATGAGCAGGATGAGTATAGATGCTGAGATTGCTAATAGTTTGTTGAATTACTGCTCTGAAGCCTGTGGCTACAATTGA